DNA from Halorarum salinum:
AGTACCTGACCCAGTTGCCGTACGTCCTGTCGGCGGGGCGGTCGGCGACCTGCTCGTACCGGACCGTGCCGTCCTCGTCGACGACGTACGTCGCGGCGATGCCCGTGACCCCGTGGCTCGTCTCCTCGGTACCGCTGTATCGCTCGGCCACGTCGCCCTCCGGGTCGGCGAGCAGCTGGAAGTCGAGGTCGAACCGGTCGCGCATCTCCCGGAGCTTCGGAACGGCGTCGGTAACGACGGGGAGGACGTCGACGCCGTCGTTGAACCAGAGGTCGTACGCGACCTCGTCGAACGTCCCCAGCTGTTCGGCACAGAAGCTACACCAGTGGCCCCGATTGACGAGCGCCACCGTCGGCCCGTCCTCAAGGGTCTCCGAGAGGGTGACCGATCCGCCGGCCGTACTCTCGAGCGTGAACCCCGGCGCCGACTCGCCTTCGAGTGTCATCGTCGGAACCTCGACGGCGACGGGAAAAGCGATTGGGCAGTTTCGTGCGAGCACCGCACTCCCGGCAGGCCCCCGGACGGATCCTCGGGACGCCGGGCGGGACCGACCGGGATCCGTCCGGCGTCCTCGAGACCGCCCGATTCGGCCGGTCAGTACGGGACGAACGCGAGAAGTACGCCGGACGAGCGGTCGCGAGTTCGAGGGACGCCGGGATCGGACGGGGGTCCCGGACGGTCAGAACGAGTTCCTGATCTTCTCGAAGAACCCCTCGCTCACGTCGATCTCCTCGCCGCCGGCCTCCGCGAACGCCCGCAGGGCCTCCCGCTGCTCGTCGTTCAGGTCCTCGGGGGTCACGACCTGCACCTGGACGTAGAGGTCGCCGTTGCCGCGCCCCCGAAGGCGGGGCATCCCCTTCCCGCGCAGGCGGAACGTCTCGCCCGACTGGGTGCCCGCGGGTACGTCGAACTCCACGGCGCCGTCGAGCGTCTCCAGTTCGATCGCGTCGCCGAACGTGGCCTGCGGGAACGAGATGGGCTGGGTGAGCTGCAGGTCGGCGCCGTCGCGGTCGAACCGTTCGTCGTCCTCGATCCGGATCTCGATGAGCAGGTCGCCGTCGGGGGCGCCGGGTTCGCCGGGCGCGCCCTCGCGCTCCATCCGGAGGCTCTGTCCCTCGCGGATGCCCGCCGGCACGTCGACGGTGAGGGTGGACTCCTCGCGCACCACGCCGCCGCCGTCACACCGCGGGCAGTCCTCGGAGTACAGTTCGCCCTCGCCCTCACAGCGCGGGCAGGTGCTCGCCTGCTGAACGCGTCCCAGCGGCGTCTGCTGGACGCGGGTCACCTGTCCCTGGCCGTTGCACTCGGGGCAGGTCCGCACGTCGGCGTCGGGCGGGTGTCCCTCGCCGTCGCAGTCGGGACACCGCTGTGGCCGGGTCGCCGTGAACTGCTTGGTGACGCCGTCGTACGCCTCCTGAAGCGTGATGTCGAGGCTCGTCCGCAGGTCCTTCCCGGGCCGCGGGCCGCCGCGACCGCGTCCCCCGCCGCCGCCGAAGAACTCCTCGAAGATGTCGCCGAGGCCGCCGCCCATGCCGCCGCCGCCCATGCCGCCGAAGGGGTTGCCCTGGCCGCCCATCCCCCCGGCGCCGCCCGGGCCGCCGTCGAACCCGCCGCGCTTCTCGGCCTGTTCGAAGCGGTCGTGACCCATCTGGTCGTACGCCTGGCGCTTCTCCTCGTCGGTCAGCACCTCCTTGGCCTTCTTGACCGTCTTGAACCTCTCCTCGGCGTTCGGGTCGTCGCTGACGTCGGGGTGGTACTCGGTCGCCTTCTGGCGGTACGCCTGCTTGATCTCCTCCTCGGAGGCGTCGCGCGAGACCCCCAGAGCCTCGTAGAAGTCCTCGCTCATGGTCGTCTTGTAGGTGGTATGTCCGTCGGGCTATTTGAAACGCGTGACTCGCTATCCGTTTCGGTCGGTAGGTTCGGTCGGTTCGGTGGACGTTTTGGGGGTGCACCCTGAGTCGGTTGGGCCGGATAGCAGACCACTGCTACTTGCCCACTGGGTCCACCAGCCTCCCCAGCCGATTCGCTCCCGTTCGGCGCGCCATGAAGGCGCGCCGGTTCGCTCATCCCTCGCGCGCGTTGCTCGCGCGCGCCACCGCACCGGCTGTCGTAACTGTAGTCGAGTCGGCGGAGACGGGGAGAAGTCGGCGGTCGGGGCTACTCGTCGTCGTCCTCGTCGTCCACGTCCTCGAAGTCGGCGTCGACGTACTCGTCGTCGTCGCCGCCGTCACCAGCCGCACCGCCGGGACCGGCCTGGCCGCCCATGCCGCCCATCCCGCCCGGACCGGCGCCCTCGGGGCCGCCCGCGCCGCCGGGGCCGGCCTGGGCCTGCTGGGCCTGCTGGTACATCTGCTTGCCGATCTCCTGGAGCTCCGTCGAGAGCGACTCGGTCGCGTCGCGGAGCTCCTCGGTCTCGGCGTCCTCGTCGGCGAGGACCTCCTCGACGTCCTCGATGGCCGCCTCGATGCCGTCACGGAGGTCGTCGTCCACCTGCTCCTCGTTCTCCTCGAGGAGGGTGTTCGCGCGCTGGACCGCGCTCTCGGCCTCGTTCCGGGCCTCGATGTGCTCGCGGCGGGCCTCGTCCTCCTCGGCGTGCTCCTCGGCCTCCTCCTGCATCCGCTCGATCTGTTCGTCCGAGAGGCCGGCGCCGCCCTCGATGGTGATCGACTCGGCGTTGCCGGAGCCCTGGTCCTCGGCCTCGACGTTGACGATGCCGTTCTCGTCGATGTTGAACGACACCTCGATCTGGGGCGTGCCGGCCGGCGCGGGCGGGATGCCCGACAGCTGGAACTCGCCGAGCAGCTCGTTCTCCTCGGCGATCTCGCGCTCGCCCTGGAACACGCGCACCTGGACGGACGTCTGGTTCGCGGCCGCCGTGGTGAACACCTTCGACTCCTCGGTCGGGATGGTGGTGTTCTTGTCGATGAGCCGCTCGAACAGCCCGCCCTTCACCTCGATGCCGAGCGAGAGCGGCGTCACGTCGAGCAGCACGAGGTCGTCGACGTCGCCCGAGAGCACGCCGCCCTGGATGGCCGCGCCGAGCGCGACCGCCTCGTCGGGGTTGACGTTCTTCTTCGGCTCCTGGCCGACCAGCTCCTCGACCTGATCCTGGACCTGCGGCATCCGGGTCGACCCGCCGACGAGGATCACCTCGTCGATGTCGTCGGCGTCGTAGCCCGCGTCCGAGAGCGCCTGCTCGGTCGGGCCGACGGTCCGCTCGACGAGGTCGGACGTGAGCGACTCGAACGTCGCGCGCGTCAGCTCGGTCTCGAGGTGGACCGGGCCGGAGTCGGTCGCCGTGATGAACGGCAGGTTGATGCTGGTCTGCTTGCGCGAGGAGAGCTCGATCTTCGCCTCCTCGGCGGCGTCCTTCAGCCGCTGGAGCGCCTGCCGGTCCTCGCGCAGGTCGATGCCGTGCTCGTTCCCGAACTCCTCGGCGAGGTGGTCGATGACCGCCTCGTCCCAGTCGTCGCCGCCGAGGTCGTTGTCGCCGTTCGTCGCGACGACCTCGTAGACGCCGCCGCCGAGATCGAGCACGGAGACGTCGAAGGTGCCGCCCCCGAGGTCGTACACGAGCACGGTCTGGTCGGAATCGTCGTCGAGCCCGTACGCCATCGACGCCGCGGTCGGCTCGTTGACGATGCGCTCGACCTCGAAGCCGGCGATCT
Protein-coding regions in this window:
- the dnaK gene encoding molecular chaperone DnaK encodes the protein MASDKILGVDLGTTNSAFAVMEGGDPEIIVNAEGDRTTPSVVAFSDDGERLVGKPAKNQAVQNPDRTVQSIKRHMGEEDYAVEIDGEEYTPEQLSAMILQKIKRDAEEYLGDDVEKAVITVPAYFNDKQRQATKDAGEIAGFEVERIVNEPTAASMAYGLDDDSDQTVLVYDLGGGTFDVSVLDLGGGVYEVVATNGDNDLGGDDWDEAVIDHLAEEFGNEHGIDLREDRQALQRLKDAAEEAKIELSSRKQTSINLPFITATDSGPVHLETELTRATFESLTSDLVERTVGPTEQALSDAGYDADDIDEVILVGGSTRMPQVQDQVEELVGQEPKKNVNPDEAVALGAAIQGGVLSGDVDDLVLLDVTPLSLGIEVKGGLFERLIDKNTTIPTEESKVFTTAAANQTSVQVRVFQGEREIAEENELLGEFQLSGIPPAPAGTPQIEVSFNIDENGIVNVEAEDQGSGNAESITIEGGAGLSDEQIERMQEEAEEHAEEDEARREHIEARNEAESAVQRANTLLEENEEQVDDDLRDGIEAAIEDVEEVLADEDAETEELRDATESLSTELQEIGKQMYQQAQQAQAGPGGAGGPEGAGPGGMGGMGGQAGPGGAAGDGGDDDEYVDADFEDVDDEDDDE
- the dnaJ gene encoding molecular chaperone DnaJ, giving the protein MSEDFYEALGVSRDASEEEIKQAYRQKATEYHPDVSDDPNAEERFKTVKKAKEVLTDEEKRQAYDQMGHDRFEQAEKRGGFDGGPGGAGGMGGQGNPFGGMGGGGMGGGLGDIFEEFFGGGGGRGRGGPRPGKDLRTSLDITLQEAYDGVTKQFTATRPQRCPDCDGEGHPPDADVRTCPECNGQGQVTRVQQTPLGRVQQASTCPRCEGEGELYSEDCPRCDGGGVVREESTLTVDVPAGIREGQSLRMEREGAPGEPGAPDGDLLIEIRIEDDERFDRDGADLQLTQPISFPQATFGDAIELETLDGAVEFDVPAGTQSGETFRLRGKGMPRLRGRGNGDLYVQVQVVTPEDLNDEQREALRAFAEAGGEEIDVSEGFFEKIRNSF
- a CDS encoding peroxiredoxin family protein, with product MTLEGESAPGFTLESTAGGSVTLSETLEDGPTVALVNRGHWCSFCAEQLGTFDEVAYDLWFNDGVDVLPVVTDAVPKLREMRDRFDLDFQLLADPEGDVAERYSGTEETSHGVTGIAATYVVDEDGTVRYEQVADRPADRTYGNWVRYFIRNGYEDPFGE